Proteins from a genomic interval of Zingiber officinale cultivar Zhangliang chromosome 2A, Zo_v1.1, whole genome shotgun sequence:
- the LOC122042785 gene encoding EPIDERMAL PATTERNING FACTOR-like protein 1 — translation MRALRDVFLFLALLNLLPVSSMDEPLLSSPEAMAMGGEKIRLGSTPPSCHNRCNRCNPCTAVQVPAPPVGSGGVGRRAGPETAPPTVGNQLYSDYKPLGWKCRCGSRIYDP, via the exons ATGAGAGCACTGAGGGATGTATTTCTCTTCTTAGCTCTTCTCAATCTCCTCCCTGTTTCCTCCATGGATGAGCCCCTGCTATCGTCCCCTGAG GCGATGGCGATGGGGGGAGAGAAGATCCGGTTGGGTTCGACGCCGCCGAGCTGCCACAACCGTTGCAACCGGTGCAACCCTTGCACGGCAGTGCAGGTGCCGGCGCCGCCAGTGGGCTCAGGCGGCGTCGGAAGGCGGGCGGGGCCGGAGACCGCCCCGCCGACCGTCGGCAACCAGCTCTACTCCGACTACAAGCCGCTCGGGTGGAAGTGCCGGTGCGGCAGCCGGATTTACGACCCATAA
- the LOC122042784 gene encoding protein CYPRO4-like, protein MGGSQSREDLELSDSEEEEEEEGNEKEGERQDRDEAGPRSGGTLTPASSIDEVDRKLQALKLKYSNSSLSPSPSSSRKPNSRNAVKLYLHIGGNSPAARWVVSDKFASYEFVRDSGSDESDGEESPSSPWLLQIGSKVRSRIDPNLQLKSFPDQRRVDFVADGVWAIKFPSPESYREFQNRFQSCLFENTYGFESNQDNKVKIFGKDFTAWAQPEEEDDSIWADADESFEKSPGRLATPTRMKQDMLEEFEEEADEGGIQSLALGALDNSFLVSNSGIQVLRNFSHGVHGKGVSVKISGNGGRAVAYSTPKKALLMRAETNMLLMSPVEAGKPHATGVHHLDIETGKVVTEWKFEKDGTDITMRDITNDSKGAQLDPSESTFLGLDDNRLCRWDMRDRRGIVQNLANAKESPVLEWTQGHQFSRGTNFQCFASTGDGSIVVGSVDGKIRLYSKTSMRMAKTAFPGLGSPITHVDVTFDGKWILGTTDTYLILISTVFKDKDGKEKTGFSGRMGHRIAAPRLLKLTPLDSHLAGKDNKFHGGQFSWVTENGKQERHLVATVGKFSVIWNFQQVKNSNHECYKNQEGLKSCYCYKVVPKDESIVDSRFMHEKFAVTNSPEAPLVVATPMKVSSISISGRR, encoded by the exons ATGGGAGGGTCTCAAAGCCGCGAGGACTTGGAGCTCTCAGATtccgaggaagaggaagaagaagaaggaaacgaGAAGGAAGGGGAGCGACAAGATCGAGATGAAGCGGGGCCTCGATCTGGAGGAACCCTAACTCCAGCCTCATCCATCGACGAGGTCGATCGTAAGCTCCAGGCTCTCAAGCTCAAGTATTCTAATTCGTCCCTTTCACCCTCCCCGTCCTCCTCGCGGAAGCCTAATTCCAGAAACGCGGTCAAGCTCTACCTTCACATCGGCGGCAACTCCCCCGCCGCACGGTGGGTCGTCTCCGACAAATTCGCATCCTACGAATTCGTTCGCGACTCGGGATCTGATGAATCTGATGGCGAGGAGAGTCCTTCCTCGCCTTGGTTACTGCAGATCGGCTCCAAGGTCCGCTCCAGGATCGACCCAAACTTGCAGCTCAAGTCCTTTCCCGACCAGCGCCGCGTTGACTTCGTGGCAGATGGGGTCTGGGCGATCAAGTTCCCCTCTCCAGAGAGTTACCGGGAGTTTCAGAATCGGTTCCAAAGCTGCCTCTTTGAGAACACTTATGGATTTGAGTCGAACCAGGATAATAAAGTCAAGATTTTTGGGAAGGATTTTACGGCGTGGGCACAaccggaggaagaagatgacagtATTTGGGCAGATGCAGACGAAAGCTTCGAAAAGAGTCCTGGTCGGTTGGCTACTCCAACCAGGATGAAACAAGACATGCTGGAGGAGTTCGAGGAGGAGGCTGATGAAGGAGGGATACAAAGCCTCGCCCTTGGCGCTCTCGACAATAGTTTTTTGGTCAGCAATTCAGGGATTCAGGTCCTCAGGAACTTTAGCCATGGGGTCCATGGCAAGGGTGTGTCTGTGAAGATTTCGGGTAATGGGGGTCGAGCTGTTGCATATTCAACCCCCAAGAAGGCACTTTTGATGAGAGCAGAAACTAATATGTTACTGATGAGCCCTGTAGAAGCTGGTAAGCCACATGCAACTGGGGTTCATCATCTGGATATTGAGACAGGAAAAGTTGTGACAGAGTGGAAATTTGAGAAGGATGGAACTGATATTACTATGAGAGACATTACGAATGACAGCAAGGGAGCTCAGTTAGATCCATCAGAGTCAACCTTCTTGGGGTTGGATGATAATAGGCTATGCCGTTGGGATATGAGGGACCGCAGAGGTATAGTTCAGAACCTTGCAAATGCCAAGGAATCGCCAGTTCTAGAATGGACACAAGGACATCAGTTCTCTAGGGGAACAAATTTCCAATGCTTTGCGTCAACAGGAGATGGTTCTATTGTTGTTGGGTCTGTGGACGGGAAGATACGACTTTATTCAAAGACTTCTATGAGAATGGCAAAGACTGCATTTCCGGGCCTTGGCTCGCCAATCACTCATGTGGATGTCACTTTTGATGGGAAATGGATATTGGGCACAACAGACACGTATTTAATCCTCATAAGCACAGTCTTCAAAGACAAAGATGGAAAAGAGAAGACTGGTTTTAGTGGGAGAATGGGACACAGGATTGCTGCTCCAAGATTGTTGAAGCTTACTCCACTGGATTCTCATCTGGCTGGTAAAGACAATAAATTCCATGGAGGACAGTTCTCATGG GTGACTGAAAACGGCAAGCAAGAGAGGCATCTGGTTGCGACCGTCGGTAAATTTAGTGTCATATGGAATTTCCAGCAAGTGAAAAACAGCAACCATGAATGTTACAAGAACCAGGAAGGGCTGAAGAGCTGCTACTGTTACAAGGTCGTCCCCAAAGATGAATCCATCGTCGACAGTCGCTTCATGCACGAGAAGTTTGCAGTGACCAACTCTCCCGAAGCTCCTCTCGTGGTTGCGACGCCGATGAAAGTGAGCTCCATTAGTATCTCAGGTAGGCGATAA
- the LOC122042786 gene encoding cyclic nucleotide-gated ion channel 17-like, with product MFGSRRFDDGMEVRKERTVRIYTDEKQNQAKTTLQGLKSGGYTSNGIGKVGTWKSIVFAEDHKPWRTHILDPGSDTVLKWNRVFLISCLLALFIDPLYFYLPKVKKGDNTICIMMDDHVSIPVTIFRTLADLLYIAHIVVKFRTAYVAPSSRVFGRGELVMDPKMIARRYLRSDFFIDLAAALPLPQLLIWSAVRNSRVEHNNNALALIVLVQYIPRLYLIFPLSYQIIKADGVVTKTAWAGAAYNLLLYMIASHVLGASWYLLSVERQTTCWRSECKNENGTTGPLCRPKYLNCAQLGHPDHEAWAQATQVFGNCDANNPNITFNYGIFQNALTNEALSTEFIKKYFYCLWWGLQNLSSYGQTLTTSTFIGETLFAILIAILGLVLFAHLIGNMQTYLQSITVRLEEWRLKRRDTEEWMRHRQLPHDLQERVRRFVQYKWLATRGVDEESILRALPADLRRDIQRHLCLDLVRRVPFFSQMDDQLLDAICERLVSSLSTEGTFIVREGDPVTEMLFIIRGRLESSTTNGGRTGFFNTITLRPGDFCGEELLSWALLPKSMANLPSSTRTVRALVEVEAFALRAEDLKFVANQFRRLHSRKLQHTFRFYSHHWRTWAACFIQAAWHRYKRRKMARDLSMKESFNSRTDESGQEEDESNSYSKSSSRPEQNLVGVTLHASKFAAAIRKGAQKIKGMPNLQKPSEPDFSSESYD from the exons ATGTTCGGATCCAGGAGGTTCGACGATGGGATGGAGGTCAGGAAGGAGAGGACTGTAAG GATCTATACCGATGAAAAGCAAAATCAAGCTAAAACTACACTCCAAGGCTTGAAGTCGGGTGGGTATACCTCAAATGGAATTGGAAAAGTCGGCACCTGGAAGTCCATAGTTTTCGCTGAGGACCATAAGCCATGGAGGACACACATTCTTGATCCGGGAAGCGACACTGTATTGAAATGGAATCGTGTTTTTCTCATTTCATGCTTGCTTGCACTGTTTATAGATCCATTGTACTTCTATTTGCCGAAGGTCAAAAAGGGCGATAATACCATATGTATCATGATGGACGACCATGTTAGCATTCCTGTCACAATTTTTAGGACACTTGCTGACCTTTTGTACATAGCGCATATTGTGGTGAAGTTTAGAACTGCATATGTGGCTCCAAGCTCAAGAGTCTTTGGCCGAGGGGAGCTTGTTATGGACCCTAAGATGATTGCTAGAAGATATTTGAGATCAGACTTCTTTATAGATCTCGCAGCTGCACTCCCTCTACCGCAG CTGCTCATTTGGTCGGCAGTAAGGAACTCAAGAGTTGAACATAACAATAATGCTCTCGCGCTAATTGTCCTAGTACAGTATATACCAAGGCTTTATCTCATATTTCCTTTAAGTTATCAAATTATTAAAGCTGATGGTGTTGTCACAAAGACTGCTTGGGCTGGTGCTGCATATAATCTACTTCTCTACATGATCGCTAGTCAC GTTCTAGGAGCTTCATGGTATCTACTATCTGTCGAAAGGCAGACTACATGTTGGCGATCAGAATGCAAAAATGAAAATGGAACAACTGGGCCACTATGCAGACCTAAATATTTAAATTGTGCTCAATTAGGTCATCCAGATCACGAGGCATGGGCTCAGGCTACTCAGGTGTTTGGCAATTGCGATGCTAATAACCCCAACATCACTTTCAACTATGGCATTTTCCAAAATGCATTAACCAATGAAGCCCTCTCAACGGAGTTCATCAAGAAATACTTCTATTGCCTTTGGTGGGGTTTGCAGAACCTGAG TTCGTATGGCCAGACTTTGACAACAAGCACTTTCATTGGAGAAACATTGTTTGCTATACTAATTGCTATTCTTGGCTTGGTCTTGTTTGCGCACTTGATTGGAAACATGCAG ACCTACCTGCAATCGATCACCGTGAGACTGGAAGAATGGAGACTAAAACGCAGAGACACAGAAGAGTGGATGAGGCATCGGCAACTTCCTCATGATCTGCAAGAAAGGGTTCGACGCTTTGTTCAATACAAGTGGCTTGCTACTCGTGGAGTGGACGAGGAATCCATTTTGCGGGCTTTACCTGCCGACCTTCGGCGAGATATTCAACGCCACTTGTGTTTAGACCTCGTTCGACGG GTTCCTTTCTTCTCGCAGATGGACGATCAACTTCTAGATGCAATTTGCGAGCGTCTGGTGTCTTCACTGAGCACAGAAGGCACGTTCATCGTTCGGGAGGGAGACCCTGTGACTGAAATGCTTTTCATCATTCGGGGGCGATTAGAGAGCTCGACGACCAACGGAGGGCGGACGGGCTTCTTTAATACGATCACACTGAGGCCAGGTGATTTCTGCGGCGAAGAACTGCTTTCCTGGGCGCTTCTTCCGAAATCCATGGCGAACTTGCCTTCCTCCACTCGGACCGTAAGAGCGCTCGTCGAAGTCGAGGCCTTCGCGCTGCGGGCAGAGGACCTCAAGTTCGTCGCGAATCAGTTCAGGCGGCTCCACAGCCGGAAGTTGCAGCACACGTTCCGCTTCTATTCGCACCATTGGAGGACATGGGCCGCTTGCTTCATCCAGGCAGCTTGGCATCGCTACAAGAGGCGGAAGATGGCAAGGGATCTGAGCATGAAGGAGTCATTCAACTCGCGTACAGACGAATCGGGTCAGGAGGAAGACGAGAGCAATTCGTACTCAAAGAGTTCATCTCGGCCCGAGCAAAATCTCGTCGGAGTCACACTTCACGCGTCCAAGTTTGCTGCCGCGATCAGGAAGGGTGCCCAGAAGATCAAAGGCATGCCCAATTTACAGAAGCCGAGCGAGCCCGATTTCTCTTCTGAATCTTACGATTGA
- the LOC122044143 gene encoding tetraspanin-12-like, whose protein sequence is MDTGGCEELPIESEEIGKKQRTDSTKEKKKELTENGRQRSRGEESSLTPLKDENAGNEDDDKSGCCKPPKYCKFKNTNATSTIPDSATASSSPDCLAWSNNLHQLCYSCSSCKAGVVAVLRRGWKKLTIANLILLILVIIMSSLTCCALRNNRRRRHVTGAHP, encoded by the exons ATGGACACCGGAGGCTGCGAGGAACTACCCATCGAAAGCGAGGAAATCGGGAAGAAGCAACGAACGGATtcaacgaaggaaaagaagaaggagcttACTGAGAATGGTCGCCAGAGAAGTAGAGGAGAAGAATCGTCGCTGACGCCGCTCAAAGACGAAAATGCAGGGAATGAAGATGACGACAAA TCTGGTTGCTGCAAGCCTCCGAAGTACTGCAAATTCAAGAACACGAACGCAACATCGACGATCCCTGATTCCGCTACCGCTTCGTCGTCCCCTGATTGCTTAGCGTGGAGCAACAACCTGCACCAGCTCTGCTACTCTTGCAGCTCGTGCAAGGCGGGCGTCGTCGCAGTTCTTCGACGCGGATGGAAGAAGCTCACCATTGCCAACCTCATCCTCCTCATCCTCGTCATCATCATGTCCTCTCTCACGTGCTGCGCGTTGAGGAACAACAGGCGCCGGCGTCACGTAACTGGAGCTCACCCTTGA
- the LOC122044144 gene encoding uncharacterized protein LOC122044144: MNKVFRLQIGRSMESNSQAKVTNRDILRGLRARLDHAGGSWVDELLSVLWAHRTTPREAIGVTPFHLVYGSEAVVSVEVGVEFDRVQLYDDENIEQRLMELNLVDEARDKAVIRLMAYRQRIKQNYNRRVILRSFQRRREISTVLQLVDSSINSKVEKVERLYEFGLLQVLRQDSSLFVFDLQVLNGSEFSGVGRIDLRLKRAGLFIEPHQLRSLIGVLAPFLLQ; encoded by the exons atgaacaaggtgttccgtcTACAGATCGGCCGCagcatggag AGCAACAGCCAAGCTAAAGTCACCAACCGAGATATCCTTAGAGGATTACGGGCTCGACTCGACCACGCTGGAGGAAGCTGGGTTGATGAGCTCCTGAGTGTCTTGTGGGCTCATCGTACCACACCAAGGGAGGCGATCGGTGTCACACCATTCCACCTAGTGTACGGCAGTGAGGCAGTAGTTTCAGTGGAAGTCGGAGTAGAGTTCGATCGGGTGCAGCTCTACGACGATGAAAACATCGAGCAAAGGCTCATGGAGCTCAACCTTGTGGACGAAGCGCGAGACAAGGCCGTTAtccggctgatggcatacagACAACGCATaaagcagaactacaatcgaagGGTGATCCTAAGGTCATTTCAG CGCAGAAGGGAGATATCCACCGTCCTTCAGCTGGTCGATAGTTCCATCAATTCCAAAGTTGAGAAGGTGGAGCGCTTG TACGAATTTGGCCTCCTTCAGGTTCTGAGGCAGGACTCGAGCCTTTTTGTTTTTGATCTCCAAGTCCTCAATGGCTCGGAGTTTTCTGGTGTTGGCCGAATAGATCTTCGACTCAAAAGAGCTGGCCTGTTTATTGAGCCTCACCAGTTGCGAAGCCTGATCGGCGTTCTTGCTCCTTTCCTCCTACAGTAG
- the LOC122044145 gene encoding tetraspanin-8-like produces the protein MRKISNAVLGVVNLLTLLLSLPVIAVALWLTFRSAALSECGRFLLLPLLAVGAALFVTSLLGLVGSFFRVSGFLWTYLAVLSLVILAVLAFAVMALAVTNRSVGRALSGKGYEEYRLGHYSLWLQRRVHEWKNWKVISSCLKEGKSGAESTSSQHGSHIPSLSSPRFSDRIILTSSVGT, from the exons ATGAGAAAGATCAGCAACGCCGTGCTCGGCGTCGTCAACTTGCTCACTCTTCTCCTATCTCTCCCTGTGATCGCGGTGGCGCTGTGGCTAACCTTCCGCTCAGCGGCCTTGTCGGAGTGCGGCCGATTTCTGCTCCTGCCACTGCTCGCGGTGGGCGCCGCCCTGTTCGTGACCTCCCTGCTCGGCCTCGTCGGCTCCTTCTTCCGCGTCTCCGGCTTCCTGTGGACCTACCTGGCGGTGCTCTCCCTGGTGATCTTGGCGGTGTTGGCATTCGCGGTGATGGCGCTGGCGGTGACCAACAGGAGCGTCGGGCGGGCGCTGTCGGGGAAGGGTTACGAGGAGTACCGTCTGGGGCACTACTCTCTGTGGTTACAGAGACGGGTGCACGAGTGGAAGAACTGGAAGGTGATCTCCTCGTGCTTGAAGGAGGGAAAG AGTGGGGCAGAATCTACATCCAGTCAACACGgtagccacatccccagcttgtcATCTCCTCGattttcagataggatcatattgacgtcatctgtgggaacgtag
- the LOC122042787 gene encoding mitochondrial pyruvate carrier 1-like — protein sequence MSAFRAFFNSPVGPKTTHFWGPISNLGFVTAALVDTQKPPEMISGNMTAVMCVYSGLFMRFAWMVQPRNYLLLACHVSNESVQLYQLSRWARAQRFLEKKEAEEQK from the exons ATGTCAGCCTTCAGAGCATTTTTTAATAGCCCTGTGGGTCCAAAAACAACTCATTTTTGGGGCCCAATTTCAAATTTGGGTTTTGTTACTGCT GCTTTGGTAGACACTCAGAAGCCTCCCGAGATGATATCGGGGAACATGACTGCAG TTATGTGTGTCTATTCAGGATTATTCATGAGGTTTGCGTGGATGGTACAGCCCCGTAACTACTTGCTTCTTGCTTGTCATGTGTCGAATGAATCTGTTCAGCTCTATCAGTTATCTCGCTGGGCAAGAGCCCAACG ATTCTTGGAGAAGAAAGAAGCTGAAGAGCAGAAATGA